The genomic window CAGAGCCAATTCGTGGCTACTCGCAGTTGTAGGGGATGTAAGGTCGGCTCGGAGAAACGCCACGTATCTTCGGGTCGGTTGGCCGCCCAACCAACGCTTACGTCCCCTCTTCGCAGGTAGCCAAGTGTTCCGAACCCCGTGCCCGCTCCTCCAAGAATCGCCAGGACTTGGCCGCAGGGCCGGTGATCTAGGTTCCCTTTCTTGTCGCCAACAGTCCAATGAGCGCACGCGCTTTGTCGGCCAGGTCCGCCAGCACCTCATGAATGCGAAAGACCAGCATCACCATCTCACACAACATCCTCCAGAGGAGGTTGCCGATACCCAGGACTGTCAGCCCTCCGACGAGCAACGCGTCTCGGTTCGTGTCTGTGTACTCCGGAGCCAGGCCGGTGAGGACTAGGGCAACCATGAGCAGCCCGGCCAGGGTGATGACCGCTGCGCCGATGACATAGGCCACGAGGATGCAGGCCGGGGTGATCAGCGTCTCGAAGGAGAAGAACCCTCCTCGACGGCATGGCACTTCGCGCGCCTGCGTCTCTGACGAGGAAGGCTCCGTGTCTTCGGGGAGGGTGGCGCCACAGATCCTGCACCGACGGGCCCCGCTCTGGTTCTCAAAGAAACATTCGACGCATCGCATAGCGGTTCCCCCTGTTCATCACGGCGACTGGAAAAATGATAGGTCATCCCCGGTCCTTAGAAAGGGGAAAGGTGGCGTGGAAAGAAAATCGTGTCAGGACCGGTTTCCATCGGTGAAACCCTCTACGACCTTGAATGCAGGCTCGACCGGTGTCCCCTGATCGCGAACAGCCAGGGAGGAGAATCTTCGAAGCCGGCGACTTCATGCGAGTTCTTTCACTCAGCGCCCGTCCCCTCTGCACCTAAGGTAGCAGCGCCTGCCCCCTCCGTAGGATAGTGGTTCGCGTTGTCTGCTCGTACCATCGCGCTATGTCAGCCAGCCCTCGCAAGACACCGTTGGTGCTCGTCTCCGCTACCGCTGCGATGTTCAGCCTTCCGATGCAGACGGCCTGCCGGCCTACGCCATACGCCGCTGTCGATCACACCTCAACAAATCTGACGACGATGAGTGTTCCGGTCCCGCAACATGTCCGGCGCTTAGCCGTGTGGTATCCCAGCACGTCGGAGCGGGACGAGGCGTACGGGTACAGTCGGCTTGAGCAAGCGACGTTCCAGCTGAAGCAGCAGCGCTTGTGGATCAAGATTCTCGACCGGCGCAACATGGATCCGCTGACGGATGAACAGCGATTGCAGGTCTCCGGCCGCGTTGGGGACGACAGCGCGGTCCGTATCGGGAGGTGGCTCGGCGCGGATAGCATGGTCCTGTTTCGGATCAACGTACCGAGTTGGAGGGAGCGGATGCTGGCACGCTTCTACCAGAAGATGCCGCCCTTGGTCGTCTCGAGCAAGATCATTTCGGTGGAGACCGGCGAGGTGCTGTATCACGACATCGTCACTACCATGCCGGTCCCCCCCTCGGGCGACTGGAGCGACTACGCCAGCGACTATGAGCTGCAGCCCGCGCTACACACCGCTCTCGATCAAGCGCTGTCGGTCGCGATTGCGCATCTGAACCAATCATTCCGCTGACGGATACAACCAACTGAGTTGTTCATGAGGCCATGAAAGACAAGAGGAGGGTTTATTTCGTTTCTCGAACCAAAGGAACGAGACCGGCCACATGAACCAAACAAACTAGATCAATCAGAGCCACCCAGCCACCCGCTGAATCGCTTCGAATGATGATCCATTTTCAGCCCGGCTCAAGATGGATTTCCTGCCCGGAAGGTTCTGTATAGAACGCCGAACACATCGCAGCCGTACTTGAAAATAATTCCCAAATCCTTGACATTGCGCAGGGTACCTGTTACTTGTGAACCAGAAATATGTATGTCTCAGTATCTTCTCCCTGAGGCCCTGCCTGACTTCCTGATTGTACTCAAGGTGTTATTTTGTGGTGCCTAGTCTGCTTCAGCATGTAAGAACCCTTCGACCAGGCAGCGGTATCATCCTGGTCCTCGCCTTCCTTCTACTGCCATATCTGGTTGATGTTGTCTACTATGGCGACTTCACCCCGACCCATTACGCACAAGAAAATACCATTGATGAGGAAGATGCTCGAACTATCATTGATAAAGCTTCTCATTTGGTTGCTGTTGACGAAGCAAACTCTGGCATACGAGGTCGCCTGTTAGCGCCAGATGTCAACGCACAAGCCAGTCTTCAGGCAGGAGTACCCCTCCTGTCCTACTACCCAATTTCAGAATCACTCACTTCCAGGCCTCCTCCGCCTCTCTTACCTGGTTGGGTTCGTCCGTTACGCGACCTGGACGTTGTGTCTCTCGACACCCCATCTGTGCCTTGAGACACGCCTGACAGAATGTCTTGGGCAAAAGCACTGTTTCGAACCGTTCCTCCCTCAGCGAAAGGTGAGGGGATCTTCGTGAGCGGTAGTCAGGAGACATCAATGTCCGAATTCGGTCACTTGCTCCCTTTTTGGAAAGGAAGGAGTCACGATTTGTTGAACAATCAAGTCGCCAGGCGCATCGACTTCGGTCGGCGCAATCGCATTACGAGAACGGAGGTGTTTTGTGACTTCGATGGCACGATCACTCGCCTCGATGCCACAGACGCTGTGCTCGAAGCATTCGCCTTGCCAGCCTGGCGAGAATGGGAAGAGCGCTGGGTGAGAGGCGAGATCACGAGCCAGGAGTGCCTCGCCCGTCAGGTCGAGCTGATTCAGGCTGATCGAGAGACCCTCGTGCAATTTGCAGCGGATCTTCCTATCGACGAAGGCATTTTCGCGCTGGACCGTTGTTGTGCCCAACATGGAGTGCCACTCACGATTGTCAGCGATGGAATCGATCTCCTTGTGGAGGCGGTCCTTCGTCGGCATGGTCTGTTGCACCTCCCGGTGTTTTCGAACCACCTCCGCTGGGATGACCAGGGACATCCCACGCTCAGTTTTCCCTTCGCAGCGGACAATTGTGAAAGCGGGGCGGGGACCTGTAAGTGCTCGTTGACCCGTCAGTCAGCTCCCGCGGCGACTTACCCGGTATATATCGGGGACGGCCGGTCAGATCAGTGCGTCTCCGCCAGAATGCAGACCGTGTTTGCCAAGGGAAAGCTCCAGGATTGGTGCCGACTCAACGGCATCCTGTGCATCCCGTTTGAGACGCTGGCCGAAGTGTCTGAATATCTGTTCCCACAGGAGGCTCGCATCGCATGAAACCTTTGCCCATGATCCATGTCAGCGAGCAAGAACTCCGCGAGAAAGAGGCGAAGTACTGCTCATACGGGGACACCGTGCACTATTCACTGGTCCCCAAATTCTTTCAAGGCTGTGAAGGGAGTTTCCTTTACGACCGGGACGACAAACCCTTTCTCGACCTTCAGATGTGGTACTCGGCGGTTAATTTCGGCTATCGGAACAAAAGTATCGTCGATGCTGTCAAATCGCAGCTGGATCAACTCCCCCAATTGGCTTGCCAGTATCTACACGAAGAAAAAGTGCTCGTGGCCGAGAAGCTGGCGAAAGAGTGTCTACGCGCATTTCATGTAGAGGGGCGAATCCAATTCAACGTGGGGGGTGCACAGGCGATTGAGGATTCGATGAAGCTCGTGCGCAACGCCACGGGGAAGAGTCTGTTCATGGCGTTCATGGGTGGCTATCATGGCCGGACGTTGGGGGCATCCGAAATCACTTCCAGTTATCGCTACCGCCGGCGTTTTGGCCACTTCTCGAATCGTGCGCATTTCGTGCCGTATCCCTACTGTTACCGCTGTCCCTACGGGAAGAAGCTCGACTCCTGCGAGTATTATTGTGTCAACCAGGTCGAGCGATTGTTTGAAACCGAGTACAACTCTTTCTGGGACTCGAGGGCCAATGAGCCGGAGTTTGTGGCATTTTATGTCGAGCCGGTTCAGGCTACGGGAGGGTACATTATCCCGCCGCCCGAGTATTTTTCACGGCTCCAAAAAATTCTCCATGACCGCAAAATTCTCCTGGTGGACGATGAAATCCAGATGGGATTTTTCAGGACCGGAAAATTCTGGGCGATCGAACACTTTGGGGTGCAGCCCAATGTCGTCGTCTTTGGAAAAGCCATGACCAATGGGCTGAATCCCATCTCCGGGCTTTGGGCGGAGGAACCGCTGATCTCTCCGCAGAAATTCCCGCCGGGCTCGACGCATTCCACCTTTTCGTCCAATCCATTGGGCACCGCCGCCTCATTGGCGACACTGCAGTGGATCGAACAGCAGAATTACGAAGACAAGGTCGCAGAATCGGGAGCGTATTTTCTGAGTCAGCTGAAAGAACTCAAGCAACGTCATACGACGATCGGGGACGTGTCGGGGTTAGGGCTGGCTCTCCGAATCGAGGTGACCAGGCCCGACCGGTTTACTCCCGATAAAGCCCTCGCCGACCGGATCTTTGAGGCGGGGCTTGCCGGTGAGATTCCATCATCCCGTGGTCCGATGGGGTTGGTCCTGGACATCGGCGGACATTACAAGAATGTCTTTACCCTTGCGCCTTCTCTGGATATCACGAGATCCGAAATCGACCTCGGAATCGAACTGCTTGACCACCTTTTCACAACCTGTTCTGAGGCGTGATGGGATCGCACCGACTGAAACGGTCCGGACTGTTGGATGACATGGTGGATCGGCAGAAGACTGATTTCGCCATCCACACGGGGTCGAATGTGCTGGTCTATCTGATCCACGGCGTCACTGGGACGCCGGCTGAGATGCACTATGTGGGCAAGGAACTCGCACGGCACGGATGGGATGTGTATGCCACGACGTTGCCCGGACACTGCAGGAGACTCCGGGATCTAGTGATCGCGAGTGAGGGTGACTGGCGTGGTCATGTGGAAAAGCAACTCGCGTATGCGCGAGATCGGTACCAATATGTTTTTGTCGCGGGTCTGAGTGCAGGGGCGCTCTTGGCGTTAGAGGCGTCCACGATTGTTGACGTTGATGGCGTCGTGGTTCTCTCGCCCACCTTTGTGTACGATGGTTGGAATACTCCCTGGTCACATGCCATTCTTCCCCTGGCCATGAAGGTAGTCCCGCTCTCGCTCCAACACTTCCTCTTTCATATCGATGGGCCTCCGTTTGGCATCAAAGATGAGGTGGTTCAGGCACGGGTGCGTGCGGCCTACCGTCCGCTTGTGATCCTACGAGAGGCGCTGAGTGACTGGTGGGCGTATCGGACGCGTCGCGGCAAGGGAAGTAGTGGCAACGAGGACTTTGTTCCTGCGGCCGCCTCAAAGGGGTATCCAATCTTCCCGTTGAGGACGCTCACCGAGATCGATCGCCTGATCACGCGAGTCCGATCACGCTTACGACATGTTGCCGCACCGACGTTGATTCTCCAGGCGCGGGAGGATGACATGACCAGCCCTCGGAATGCGTCCATCGTC from Nitrospiraceae bacterium includes these protein-coding regions:
- a CDS encoding alpha/beta fold hydrolase, producing the protein MGSHRLKRSGLLDDMVDRQKTDFAIHTGSNVLVYLIHGVTGTPAEMHYVGKELARHGWDVYATTLPGHCRRLRDLVIASEGDWRGHVEKQLAYARDRYQYVFVAGLSAGALLALEASTIVDVDGVVVLSPTFVYDGWNTPWSHAILPLAMKVVPLSLQHFLFHIDGPPFGIKDEVVQARVRAAYRPLVILREALSDWWAYRTRRGKGSSGNEDFVPAAASKGYPIFPLRTLTEIDRLITRVRSRLRHVAAPTLILQAREDDMTSPRNASIVHDEIASSEKQLILLDDCYHVITVDKQKRAVVSHVIDFFASRVSDTQFAPTPSLGYQPATL
- a CDS encoding DUF4282 domain-containing protein; its protein translation is MRCVECFFENQSGARRCRICGATLPEDTEPSSSETQAREVPCRRGGFFSFETLITPACILVAYVIGAAVITLAGLLMVALVLTGLAPEYTDTNRDALLVGGLTVLGIGNLLWRMLCEMVMLVFRIHEVLADLADKARALIGLLATRKGT
- a CDS encoding MtnX-like HAD-IB family phosphatase encodes the protein MLNNQVARRIDFGRRNRITRTEVFCDFDGTITRLDATDAVLEAFALPAWREWEERWVRGEITSQECLARQVELIQADRETLVQFAADLPIDEGIFALDRCCAQHGVPLTIVSDGIDLLVEAVLRRHGLLHLPVFSNHLRWDDQGHPTLSFPFAADNCESGAGTCKCSLTRQSAPAATYPVYIGDGRSDQCVSARMQTVFAKGKLQDWCRLNGILCIPFETLAEVSEYLFPQEARIA
- a CDS encoding aminotransferase class III-fold pyridoxal phosphate-dependent enzyme is translated as MKPLPMIHVSEQELREKEAKYCSYGDTVHYSLVPKFFQGCEGSFLYDRDDKPFLDLQMWYSAVNFGYRNKSIVDAVKSQLDQLPQLACQYLHEEKVLVAEKLAKECLRAFHVEGRIQFNVGGAQAIEDSMKLVRNATGKSLFMAFMGGYHGRTLGASEITSSYRYRRRFGHFSNRAHFVPYPYCYRCPYGKKLDSCEYYCVNQVERLFETEYNSFWDSRANEPEFVAFYVEPVQATGGYIIPPPEYFSRLQKILHDRKILLVDDEIQMGFFRTGKFWAIEHFGVQPNVVVFGKAMTNGLNPISGLWAEEPLISPQKFPPGSTHSTFSSNPLGTAASLATLQWIEQQNYEDKVAESGAYFLSQLKELKQRHTTIGDVSGLGLALRIEVTRPDRFTPDKALADRIFEAGLAGEIPSSRGPMGLVLDIGGHYKNVFTLAPSLDITRSEIDLGIELLDHLFTTCSEA